The genomic interval CAAACAGTTCGCTCCTATGGAGCTTATAGATAATACGTTTTTCGAAAACTAAATTGTTACTTTAGTTGTTATTTTATTTCACCTTTACCTTGCTATACGTTATAACACGTGCCTTATTTTATTTAACTATAATGGGACATTAATTTTGTCTGCTTCTCTTCTATCTGACAGGTAAGCTTGTTAAGGCATTCAACCGCCCTATTGTGCCGCTTTGCAATGGCACTCACCATGTCTTTCACAAATTCCGGAAGTTTTTCGAGTTCCATTTCCAGTGTTTTTGCCGCAGTCATTTTTGTTTCATGGTCTTGCAGTATCTGGAATAAAACAACCAGCCGGCTGTAGATTTCAGCAATAATTGTGAGATTTTTATCCATTGCATACAGATTAGCCTGTACGTCCTTTGGTAATTCATGAAAAAACCTCATAAAGGAATCTCTTCCGATCATTTCCACCATAACGTCACCTTCTGCAACAACGGAAGTAGTTCTCCTTGGTTCTCCGAGAAAACCCGTTTCCCCAAAAATATCCCCTTTGTTTAATGTGCCGATAACCACTTGCCTTCCATCAACTTTTTTCATCATCCTTGCCTTCCCCTCCCTAAGCACAAAAGCAAAGTATGCCCATGTGTCCTCCTCCATAATAAATTCACCGTCTTTTACTTTCTCTATTCTTGAGTACATTTTTTCCACTATCTGCCTCCTTTCTGTTTTAATGTTTTTTAGCCATCACGGTACAAAAATATATAAAGCGCTGGTTGTACATAACGATTTAGTTTTCTCAATATTTTTTCAATGCGGGATTATTCAAGTGTGCCTGGCATATATTTCCACAAAATGTTTTCCGTATTGCAAACTTTCGTTTGCCGGTTTGAGCTGACGAGTGGGATTTCGCAATTTATCAATCAACAATATAAGCAACGTACTATGTAATTTCTAAAAAGCATAGTACACGGTAAATATTAAGGGAGTATTAAGGAAATGTTAATATTGTATTAAACCGCAAGGGGATAATAAGCAGATTTTGTAACGCTTTAGTTTTTTGAGAAATTCCAATAATAGCGGTGTTTGCAGCATAGTGTAGGGGCGAGGCATTTGCTATAAATGGTTCCAGGCGGGTTCAGGTTTGTAACCTGAATCGATGCGTTTATGCGGATAATGGGGCCATGTACTGAGGTAAAACTCCAATGCCTAAATAACAAAATCCGTAACACTTTAGTCTTTTAGAAAACTCCAACAACAATCATTTGTAGTGCGACGAGGTTAGTCGTACTACAAATGATTATTTCCAGTTTCAAAAGACTAAAGTGTTGCCAAAATCCCTGTTTGGAATTTTGAATTTATTTGTCATTTCCTCTGTCAATAGAAGGTGTGATTGAAAGTATAAAACGTTTGGTTCAGGTTACAAATCTGAACCCGTAGAGAGGTAGTATAAAGAAATATAGAAAGGGAATATAGGGCCACACCTTGATTTATGATTATAGAGATAAAATTGCTATGCGCGTAACAAAGATTAAATAACTAATCAAGGTGTAGCTACAAATTAACCTGCAAATTAACCTGACAAAAGCAAAAGGGGACATTGTAGATATTAGCCAGCCTTGTCACCTTTATATTTCCTGAAATTATTTATAAGACTTGAAAATGAATCCGGTTTATATTTCTTGAAATCCTCCTCATCAACAAATACATAATCAAAGCGTGCTTTCTTTTGTGAAGCGTTGATATCTTCGCACCATTTTTTTAAACGAGCCATTTTCAGGAGAACATCCGGGTCTTCAATTTAGTTTTTTGAAAAAAAATCGCAACTATTCAGGCACACGTGTAAATGAATGTAACCACAGATTTCACAGATTAAAAAAATCGTAAATTTCCGGCGAGTTCAGATTACAAAC from Candidatus Kuenenia stuttgartiensis carries:
- a CDS encoding cyclic nucleotide-binding domain-containing protein: MYSRIEKVKDGEFIMEEDTWAYFAFVLREGKARMMKKVDGRQVVIGTLNKGDIFGETGFLGEPRRTTSVVAEGDVMVEMIGRDSFMRFFHELPKDVQANLYAMDKNLTIIAEIYSRLVVLFQILQDHETKMTAAKTLEMELEKLPEFVKDMVSAIAKRHNRAVECLNKLTCQIEEKQTKLMSHYS